The Leptospira koniambonensis sequence CCGCGCCAAAAGCTCCTGATATATTTGCAGTTCTCTCTCCATTAAAATTTCCAACCCAAACCGCAACGATATACTCTTCCGTAAAACCGATTGTCCAAGAGTCGCGATAATCTTTTGAAGTCCCCGTCTTTGCCGCAACCGCAAAAGGAAAATCGAGAAAGTTACGCGTCCCAAAGACCCTGCGACGAATTTCTTTGTCTGCAAGTATATGTTTGATCTGGATGGAACTCCTTAAACTTAGGACTTTTTTCGCAGAGCCAAAATTAACAGACTCTCCATTTTCCATTCTACCTAATCGAATAGGAGTTAGCCTTCCCTCATTAATAAAAAGAGAATATACTCTCGCGAGTTGAATTAGATTCGACTCTCCCACCCCTAATGCGATTCCCGCTCCATAATATTCGGGTTCTTTAGTTAGATGAGCCATTCCCACGTCTCTTAAGGAACGAAGAAAGAAATCGATCCCTAATTTTTGCATCATTCGATATGCCGGAGTATTTCTGGATAATGCCAATGCTTCTCTCAGAGTCATTCTGCCCCAAAAACTTAGATCGCTATTTTTGGGACGAAAACTGGACTCAGAATCCACTTTTACACTCACTTCGGAATCGGTCAGAATTGTGCTCGGTTTGTATCCGAATCGATCCATCGCAAGCGCATATAGAAATGGTTTTAGGGTACTCCCTGCATTTCTCAAGGCAATGGTTCCATTTATTTGGCCGGAAACCTCTTCACTATAATCTTTAGAACCGACCATGGATACCAATTGTAAAGCTCCGTCTTCTTCACTTTTTCTTAATACTAGAACAGCACCGTCATTCGCACGAAATTGTTTTAGGTAAGTAAGTTCGGCGGCTAATATACTACGAATTGTTTCCGTCAAATTCAAAGAAAATTCTGATTGGAATTTACCAGACAGATTCGGGTATTCCTTCCGAATCCAATCGATATAATGAGAAGCGACCGTTCCTTTAGAACCGTTTGAATACTGCCTATTTTCAAATATTCCCGTTTCGATCTGAGAAATATTCGCGGAACATTCAGCACAAATCTTAAGGCGAACAGATTCATATCGTTTCAAAAAAGATTCCCTCGTCATCGATGGATTTCTAAGGAGAATAACTAAGGATATCGAATCTTCTCTCGTCAGGAAATGTACATCTTTCCCTAAAATCCGTTTGGAAGCGACAGAAAAGCCAGATTGATTGAATTTTGTAGGAACTCGATTTAAATAGGCTTCCAAAATCCTATTCTTGTCGAATGCAAGGTTTAAATAAATAGCATATAGAATCTCTTGCAATTTACGCAAATAGATATTCTTGGATAATGTAGAAGAAAAAACGATCCTAGCCAATTGCTGATGGATTGTGGAGCCTCCAGAAACGATACGACCTTTGGAATAATTTTGGTAAGAGGCTCTAACGATCGCAATTGGATCTATTCCTAAACTATAATAGAACCTCTTATCCTCCAATTCTAGCACAGTTCTTTTCAGGTTTTCAGGATATTCGGAAATAGGAATCCATTCTGTGAATGTCTCCTCTTCCTTTGTAGGCAAACGACTCATTGCAATCTTCTCTGAAGAATAAAATGCAAGAGACTGCTCCCCCTTTAAATATGCCCCGTCGATAGGTAACAACCTTAGGATAAAAAAAAGAAGTGGGATAAGATAAAATTCAAGCCAAAGCATGATTCGCTCCGGAAAATTTCAACTTCCTCATCTCACAACCTAATGAACATTAATCGGACCACCTGCAGTTCGTCCGAAAATTTCTGGCTCATACATCAACTTCGCCTGTGCGGCAGGGAAATTCGCAGTCCCTCTTTGGGTAGGCCTTAGGAAATAAAAATACTCATGTGCGCCTTCCCAAAGATAATTTGCGGTGAACAGGAATTGATCGTCTCTGTATTCGGTCCTTTCTCCAGAATAATTCCAATAGTATTCTTCATTAAGAGTCTTTTTGGGTAGATTCAATGAAACACTTTCCGTATCGAATTCAGGATTCATAATCTCCATATTGGAAGGGATCGGATCGGTCAAAACGAATTGTCTTGCTGGTTTCGGATTGATCACCGTCAATTTCACCAGATAGATTTTACCTCTTACGAAATCGTTTTTGACCTTACGTCCGAAAGGAAACGCCTTGGATTTGTCGGAAATATCGAAAATCTCCCGATGAACTTCAAACCCTTCGTCTCTTGCTTTTACTTTAGGTAAGATTGGCTTATATTCCAAAGATGCTCGATAATACATTCTCCCGGAGGACTTTTCGTTTCTTACGATAAAGTCCTGAACCGTTCCTGGACTCACCAAAGAGTAGAGATCGTCCAAAGAGAACGTGAAATTCGCAGATCGTAATTCATTCGGAGGAAATGTGGTCTTCGCAATCTGTTTACTCCCGATGGACGCGCTTATTATTTTTTCTTCGGTAAAATTCTTTTCGTAAACGTCACGATACATCTTGAGACTGTAAGCCATGGCACCCGTACTTTGGCTATCGACCCAATATCTATTATCTCGATCACTTATCACTGCTGAAACGATCTTAGGTATCAAAGGATTTCCTGAATCAAGAATCATCAATGCCCTCAAAACAATCGCCAAACTTGAGGAAGACGTATAGAACGCTCCTCTGTAACTTCCCCAACTATGTTCCTTTACAAATACATTTTCGTTCGTGATCTCCAAGGAATTCAAAATCGATTCTATTAAAAACTTGGTATTACTATCTTCTTTGTAGTTTTTCACCTTTTCGATCTTACTGATCGCGATCGCAAGATAGGCCCTGGCTCGAATCGAGAGCGACTTTTCCTTATCCATTAATACGGATACAATTCCTTTATCATAAATGCCCTCTTCGGAAAGAACATACGCTATATAGGATAAGGTTTCGAGGATGTAAGAATAACCATCCTTAGGCGGCTCTTTTACATAATTCCTTAAATAAGAAATACCTTTAGAATATAAGGATGAGTTCACAGAATAACCCGCCTTCTTTGCAGCCTGTAATGTAAACATAACATGGGCGCTCAAGTACGGATCCGAGATTTGTTTAAAACTACTATCTTTCCAAAGAGTGAATCCTCCGTCCGAATTCTGAAATTCGTCTATCTCATCTAAGAATTGATCCTTGATCTTAAAAAAATCATATCCGCTAGAATCGGAAGGTTTAAATCCAAAATCTTCAAGTAGGTTTCCGGATGTCATCGCCAGTAAGAAAGCTGAGGTTCGTTGTTCGGCACAAGAATAAGGATTTGTCTTATAAAAATGGAACCCCTTTTCCAGACCGATAAGAGCACTCGTTGAAAATCGAATATTCAAAAAACCGGAACCAGGCTCAATCCCGCTAGGACTCGGAAATTTTATCGCTTCCTTTTCTTCTTTCTCTGTGAACCAAGAAAGTGCAAAGGCTTCTTCTGGATTGGATTCCTTGATAGGGAATTGGAATGCGAGACGATCCTTATACTCGAATTGAGGAACCTTTTTATCAATATATCGCTGCCAATTGGTAGGTTCCGCCCCTAAGACTCCTTTTATTATTGGAAGAAAATTCTTTTTTGTCTTTTCTGAATTCTTTTCCAACTCGATAAGTTTATAATTCAAAGAAACACGGAAGGTAACTTCTACTGACTCGTCCTTAAATACGAAAACTTTTTTTGCAAGTTCATTCGATCTCAGATAAGGACTTTCCAAGTAAACCTTGAATTCTTGACTATTTCCCGTTTGGTTGATGAGGGTAACGCCAATTTCCATCGAATCTCCGGAGCGAATAAATCTAGGAGTGTTGCCGAGTAAAACAGTTGGCTTAGCTACCTTGAATTCTTTTTCGAATTCGTCGTATTTTCCATTCAAACTTCCAGTAGCCATCATCTTAAATGTAGTGAGGTTATCCGGAAGTTTGAATTCGATATTCTTTTTTCCGTCGGCTCCCATGATGATATTCGGGGACCAAAATGCGGTATAACGTATGTTTTTCCGAGTTCCGTCTTCCGAATCCACATTAAATCCTCCGGATCCGTTTCCATACACATCTCCTCCCGGGTTTTCCCCTTTCTGGGCTGCATAGAATTGGTCGATCAATAGTTTCCGTATTTCTAATATTCCTACCGATAGAGGCCAGTTTTTATAAAAGAAATGAAGGGGATCTTCATAGGAATAAGAGATTAGATCTAAAACCCCTCTGTCTGCTACACTTAAGGAAACTTCCGCATTCGGTTCTGATTCAATTGAGAGACGAACTATTTCTCCGGGACGATAATAATCCTTATCTGCATTAATTACTAATTTCAAACGTTTAGATTCGTTGGAAACATCCAACTTAATTACGTTGGTCTTAATTTCCGGTTTTCCCAGATCCTTTTCAAGAAAATCTTTCTTTTCCTTGGGACTGAGTGAGTCAGCAGGAAACGTTCTAGGTCGGATCACAGTCACGCCTACATAAACGTTTGGAAGATAGTCTTCCTTAATCGGAATCTCCAAAGGAACTCCCGCCTGGGTCAGATCTATACTTTTCTGCCAAAGCACCTTTTCCCTTTCTATAGTCACGATCGCCTTAGCTTTCGGAAAATTTGATTTAACTAGGATCTTAGCAATATCTCCAGGTTTGTAATTTGTCTTATCCGGAATAAGTCCTACAGTATTATCGTCCTTAGAATCCCAATAGATTGCTTCTCCACCATATGCATAGAAGAGCACTTTAGCAAATCCTAACCCACCTTTCTCTTGGACAGTAATGCTATAGGAGCCTGGAGAATTCGGTTGGTAAATAAAATCGATCGGATTAGAAGAAAGGACCACCTCCGATTGAGAAACAAGTTCGTTCATTAGAGTATTCTTAGTTTGGAAAGAACCGTTAGGTCCCTTTGTCCTTACAGAACTCCATACACGTTTTAAAACGCGAACCACCGCAGACTTACCTGAAATTGCTATTCCTCCCTTAGGGTCCACAGCGATTAGATTAAAATGGAATTTTCCAGTATATACACCATAGCGGTTAATTGATTTTATACCTGGAGAAAAATTTCCAGAATATACATTAAACTCTTTGGTCTTGGTTACCGTTTTATCGTCCTTATCATGAACGGTAGCAGAAGCTGCTACTCGATAAGGAGAACTCATACGGAACTCCATTACAGAAGGTTTATGGATTTTCTCCAAAATCAGCATCGGTTTTAAATCCACGCTGAATTTAGCTTTTCCGTCGATACCTAATTTTTTTTGATCTCCACTAAAAAAACCAGTTTGAGAATAATCTCTTTGTTCACCGTAATCATTTTCTTCTCCGAATTGGTATTCCGGATAACCTTGGTGATTGGAATTTTTGTAACGATCTAATTTATAATCATAGATTGCCTGTGACATAGGAGCTCCAAAAAGATAACGCCCTTCGACACTGATCTCTTTTTTAGCACCTACCTTATCATCTTCCAATCCGCTCAAATCCACATAGAAGTTGACCGGACGGAAATCCTCCACCTGGAAAGTATTATCCGCAAACGTATTATCTCCCTTAGAAACCGAAATCGTGTAATGCCCGAGATTCGCATCTTCCGGAATTTCGTAATCCCCCCAAATCCCACCTTGTTCTGAAGTCATTAAGCTCTCCGATTTTTCTTCGGAGTTCTCAGGATTCGTAATCTTAACGATAACGGTTTGCTTTTTGAGTGGATTCAGTTTACCATTTCTGATCTCAGAGAGAATTGCCTTCCAGTGCATCTTCTCTCCTTTTTTATATAGCTTACGATCAAAGTATATATTTCCTCTCAAAAAGAAGTTATCACTGGAATAACTGAAATGATTTGAAAAAGAATACATAGAGACACTGTAATTCTTATCTTCTACGAAAGATTTGTCTTCTCCAGACTCTGCTAAATAAATATTTCCAGTTACAATCGAACAATGACCCGACTCATCAGTTTGACAGTTCCCCAACTGTTTTTTATCCTTGGAGAAAGATTTTATCGAGACTCCTTTAATCGGAGTTCCTAACGTAATGGAATGCACCCATACTTCGGAGCCAAGCATAGATCTCTTTACCGTTAAACCCAAATCTGTGGACTGAACGAATTGTTTCGCAGGTTCCCCATCCACGGAATCCGATGAGAGTTTAATGGCGAGCCAACCTGTTTTATTCTTCTTTAAATAAGGAGAAAGATCCAAACCGACTTTTGCACCCTGATGATGTCCTACACCTGTTTTCCATTCATAAGATTTGAAGCGGAGCCGATTAAAATTATATTTAGAATGATATTCTCTTTCGAAGTCGTAAACGGAAGAAAATGGAACTTCTGCAACTTCCAACTTCATGTTTTGAATATTGGCAATATCGATTCCTAAAGTTTGTTTGAGACTTGATTCTAATACTGAGTCATATGTATTTAAATAATAAGAAGGGCGATAATCCGGCATCGTAAATGTAAATTCGCGACCCCCTACTAATGGATGCCCGTATTCATCTCGTAGAGTCTCAGGGAATGTGAATTTATATGTCACACCTGACTTTAGATCCCAGGAAGAAATTCCGATCGAACGTACGGATCCAGCATATTTTTCTAATATTCTTGCTTGAGGTTGGATCTGAACCGAATCATAGACAGTTTTTCCGTTCACAGGATTATTAAAAGAAAGCCTGCAATATCCTCTTCCTTGGAAATACTCGAAATTACAATCGTTCAAACTGATCTTTAAATTTTCCGGTCCCTTAAAATCTCCGCTTAATTCCTTTGAAAGAGAAACATCAGTCTTACTCGCCTTTATACTCTTGTTTGCCTGCAAATGTATGGCAGAATCGATTGGAAATGCCTGAGAGGCTTTTAGAATAATCAGTCTTTTGGAATTTTTGGCAAACCGAGTCTGAAACGGGAACGGCTTTCCATTTACTAAGAGTTCGATTCCTTTATCCAAAGATTTCGGATCCACATCTTCGCTGAAAGAAAATTGGAATTCCTGATTGGGGTGAATCGGCGCCGAACTGTCTTGATAATAATAGCCGTATTCTTCATCCTCATAATCGACGTTATAATCCTTCCTATCTTGGTACAAGGATATATTATGAATTTCCAATTCCGGATATTGTATAATGAAATTCTCTTGAAAGTCTTTTGGGAGATTTTTACCATTAATCGACTTTAGGCCGGCCTTGACAGTGAAGGTATATTCCTTTCCGGCAATCCATTCTCCGTCCGGAACAAAGGAGCAGATCCGAGTTCCGTACCAACGGAATTTTCCTGCAATTGCAGGTTTGATTTCGAATACCCCTTTTGTCTCCTCTTCTAAACTTGTAAGAGGAATGAGAGGGTGATTGAATACGACAGTGACTTCTTTCTTACTTCCTGTATATGGGAGATTTCCACTAGGAGTCGCTTGCAATACGAGTAATATAGAATCATCTACAGGAGGAGGGGGTTCTGAGAATTTTCCCAAATCCAAATCCAGTTTTTGCTGCCAAGGGAATCTAAATGGAAGATCAAATGCAAAGAGTGTCGCACTGAATAAGAGCATGACTGCGATGCAAATAACGGCAAAAGGTCTAATTCCTAGGATTCTCAATAGCGCAAGTCTCATCAATAATTCTCTCGTAGAAATGATTACTAATGAAATCCCCTGGCATTTTCGTTAAGCCATTTTCGAGCAAGATTTTGAGGTTTTTTCAGATTTTGGTATTCGATGCCTATCTGATACTTATTCCAAACTGTTTACTCTCCCCTTGAAGCCATGGTAAAGGCCTCATACATCCCATATCAGCCGAACCAATATAGTCACCTGTCACGTAAACTTCCCCATTTTCCGATATAGATATTTCGTAAGATCTCTTCCTTAACCAACATCCTTCTTCGCATTCTTCTAATTTCGAGCGGGAAAGATTTTCTTCTCTACATCTTTGTTCACAAACATTCCGACTGTCTTGATCAGTTGTCTCATGCCCGGTAGAAATCTTGATACGATTTCCCTCTATTTGCCAAGACCCATAACGTGAAATCCAATCGCTTTCATGCAATCCAACACCATGATCCGGATATAATTTAATGTCCATACATCCATTATCTGAGCCACTGCATTCCTCACCGGTGCAGCTTCCGATCATTCCTGATTTAAAATCTTTTGGGAAGTTCTTGCGATTCACTTTGTAACAGCCGTTTTCCGTTTCGTATTTATTAACTAAAGCTAATTGTATATTAGTTGCATTTGTTAAAAACGCAGAAAAAATCCAACCAGTAAATTCAGTATTGTCAGATTGAACGTCTGGGTATTGAATCGGAGAATACTTAACTCTAACCCATTTGCCAGACTTGCCGGAGATTTTCATTTCAGTCGGACTTTCTTCCAATATCAGAACGGGGGTTGAATAATTGATTACCTTCAATTTTTCAGAATCAGCACTTGGCTTTTCGCGAAGTATAATTCCGTTCAGGCTATTTACATAAAGAAAATTTGACGTGTTTTTATCAGGTGCACATGCGATAAAGAAAGTAACTATAAGAATAAACCAGAATTTCATGGAAGCAATTGTATAATCCTAACTTCAAGAAACAAGATATTTAACGGACAGCCTATCCATAGATAGACTGTGTTTGCAAATACTCTTCTATTCCGTATACTCCTAGCTCTCGTCCGATTCCTGATTGTTTCATTCCACCTGCCGGAATTTCCGGATAAGCGGCAACATTCTTAAACTCATTGATCATAACTCCTCCCGCTTCTATCCTCTCGGCAACTCGCTTTGCCCGAGACTTATCTTTGCCGCTAATCCATGCGAAAAGACCGTACGGCGAATCGTTCGAAATCTTGATCGCTTCCTCCTCCGATTCGTACGTAATAACCGAAAGAACAGGGCCGAAAATTTCCTCCTGAGCAATCTGCATGCTATTCTTGACATTCACAAAAATCGTCGGCTTCGTAAAATATCCATCTTCCAGTCCATCAGGAGATCCAAGTCCCCCTATAAGTACTTCCGCACCCTCATCGATTCCTTTTTTGATATAGTTCTGCACTCGAATCCATTGCTTCTCCGAAACAAGGGGACCAATGACCGTATCGGACTCAGACGGATTTCCGACTTTTATATTCAAAGCGGCTTTCTTGAGCATAGATTTGATCTCCTCAGCACGGCTCTCCGGAATTAGTAGCCTGGTCCCTGCTATACAAGCTTGTCCGTTATTCATGAAAGCTGCTCGAAGAGAAAATGGAATCGCTTCCTCAAGGTCTGCATCATCAAGAAGAATTGTCGCTGACTTTCCACCTAGCTCTAGAGTAACCCGCTTCATCGTATCGACTGCTGCTCGCAAAATATGTTTTCCGACGATCGTCGATCCGGTGAAGGAAATCTTATCTACGAACGGATGGGTGATCATTTCCTGACCGACTACTTCCCCTAATCCGTTTACGACATTGATTACTCCGGATGGAAGTCCTGCTTTGTCGATGCATTCTAACATAACGTTCGTTTGTATCGCGCTCAACTCGCTCGGTTTTACAACGACCGTGCATCCGGCAGCAAGGGCAGGAGCGATCTTAATAGCAGTATTGAATAAATCCGCATTCCAAGGAGTGATGAGAGCCGCAACCCCGATCGGGCGCAAAACAATCTCTGCTTCACCAAAGTTTCGAGAAAAGGGAACCTTATCTATCAACTGCTGAACAGTCTTATATGTTTGAATCGCTGCATCGACGGAAGCAGCCGCCCCGGCCA is a genomic window containing:
- a CDS encoding SH3 domain-containing protein translates to MKFWFILIVTFFIACAPDKNTSNFLYVNSLNGIILREKPSADSEKLKVINYSTPVLILEESPTEMKISGKSGKWVRVKYSPIQYPDVQSDNTEFTGWIFSAFLTNATNIQLALVNKYETENGCYKVNRKNFPKDFKSGMIGSCTGEECSGSDNGCMDIKLYPDHGVGLHESDWISRYGSWQIEGNRIKISTGHETTDQDSRNVCEQRCREENLSRSKLEECEEGCWLRKRSYEISISENGEVYVTGDYIGSADMGCMRPLPWLQGESKQFGISIR
- a CDS encoding transglycosylase domain-containing protein, which gives rise to MLWLEFYLIPLLFFILRLLPIDGAYLKGEQSLAFYSSEKIAMSRLPTKEEETFTEWIPISEYPENLKRTVLELEDKRFYYSLGIDPIAIVRASYQNYSKGRIVSGGSTIHQQLARIVFSSTLSKNIYLRKLQEILYAIYLNLAFDKNRILEAYLNRVPTKFNQSGFSVASKRILGKDVHFLTREDSISLVILLRNPSMTRESFLKRYESVRLKICAECSANISQIETGIFENRQYSNGSKGTVASHYIDWIRKEYPNLSGKFQSEFSLNLTETIRSILAAELTYLKQFRANDGAVLVLRKSEEDGALQLVSMVGSKDYSEEVSGQINGTIALRNAGSTLKPFLYALAMDRFGYKPSTILTDSEVSVKVDSESSFRPKNSDLSFWGRMTLREALALSRNTPAYRMMQKLGIDFFLRSLRDVGMAHLTKEPEYYGAGIALGVGESNLIQLARVYSLFINEGRLTPIRLGRMENGESVNFGSAKKVLSLRSSIQIKHILADKEIRRRVFGTRNFLDFPFAVAAKTGTSKDYRDSWTIGFTEEYIVAVWVGNFNGERTANISGAFGAGRIFQSVMRHLYKDKKHSFLYPSEFEERTYCRLSGSPAGENCLTYREIFPKSDSNNEVCKLDHPKNFSELNFYHEDVPSVLSPAEGETYIIDSNLPSKLQKIPIRILYPGQARSEEYSYEIDEQGRKPFFAEVELTISLSKGTHRFSIYRNQVVLEEFYFKVE
- a CDS encoding aldehyde dehydrogenase family protein, yielding MKIITTHYIDGKFIESKGKETLDLISPINKKVIGRVTLGNREDVSLAVNAAKVSFLNWSMTTIEERKKYLQAIYESLQSRRKDHIDAIMEEYAGRTLAGAAASVDAAIQTYKTVQQLIDKVPFSRNFGEAEIVLRPIGVAALITPWNADLFNTAIKIAPALAAGCTVVVKPSELSAIQTNVMLECIDKAGLPSGVINVVNGLGEVVGQEMITHPFVDKISFTGSTIVGKHILRAAVDTMKRVTLELGGKSATILLDDADLEEAIPFSLRAAFMNNGQACIAGTRLLIPESRAEEIKSMLKKAALNIKVGNPSESDTVIGPLVSEKQWIRVQNYIKKGIDEGAEVLIGGLGSPDGLEDGYFTKPTIFVNVKNSMQIAQEEIFGPVLSVITYESEEEAIKISNDSPYGLFAWISGKDKSRAKRVAERIEAGGVMINEFKNVAAYPEIPAGGMKQSGIGRELGVYGIEEYLQTQSIYG
- a CDS encoding Ig-like domain-containing alpha-2-macroglobulin family protein — its product is MLLFSATLFAFDLPFRFPWQQKLDLDLGKFSEPPPPVDDSILLVLQATPSGNLPYTGSKKEVTVVFNHPLIPLTSLEEETKGVFEIKPAIAGKFRWYGTRICSFVPDGEWIAGKEYTFTVKAGLKSINGKNLPKDFQENFIIQYPELEIHNISLYQDRKDYNVDYEDEEYGYYYQDSSAPIHPNQEFQFSFSEDVDPKSLDKGIELLVNGKPFPFQTRFAKNSKRLIILKASQAFPIDSAIHLQANKSIKASKTDVSLSKELSGDFKGPENLKISLNDCNFEYFQGRGYCRLSFNNPVNGKTVYDSVQIQPQARILEKYAGSVRSIGISSWDLKSGVTYKFTFPETLRDEYGHPLVGGREFTFTMPDYRPSYYLNTYDSVLESSLKQTLGIDIANIQNMKLEVAEVPFSSVYDFEREYHSKYNFNRLRFKSYEWKTGVGHHQGAKVGLDLSPYLKKNKTGWLAIKLSSDSVDGEPAKQFVQSTDLGLTVKRSMLGSEVWVHSITLGTPIKGVSIKSFSKDKKQLGNCQTDESGHCSIVTGNIYLAESGEDKSFVEDKNYSVSMYSFSNHFSYSSDNFFLRGNIYFDRKLYKKGEKMHWKAILSEIRNGKLNPLKKQTVIVKITNPENSEEKSESLMTSEQGGIWGDYEIPEDANLGHYTISVSKGDNTFADNTFQVEDFRPVNFYVDLSGLEDDKVGAKKEISVEGRYLFGAPMSQAIYDYKLDRYKNSNHQGYPEYQFGEENDYGEQRDYSQTGFFSGDQKKLGIDGKAKFSVDLKPMLILEKIHKPSVMEFRMSSPYRVAASATVHDKDDKTVTKTKEFNVYSGNFSPGIKSINRYGVYTGKFHFNLIAVDPKGGIAISGKSAVVRVLKRVWSSVRTKGPNGSFQTKNTLMNELVSQSEVVLSSNPIDFIYQPNSPGSYSITVQEKGGLGFAKVLFYAYGGEAIYWDSKDDNTVGLIPDKTNYKPGDIAKILVKSNFPKAKAIVTIEREKVLWQKSIDLTQAGVPLEIPIKEDYLPNVYVGVTVIRPRTFPADSLSPKEKKDFLEKDLGKPEIKTNVIKLDVSNESKRLKLVINADKDYYRPGEIVRLSIESEPNAEVSLSVADRGVLDLISYSYEDPLHFFYKNWPLSVGILEIRKLLIDQFYAAQKGENPGGDVYGNGSGGFNVDSEDGTRKNIRYTAFWSPNIIMGADGKKNIEFKLPDNLTTFKMMATGSLNGKYDEFEKEFKVAKPTVLLGNTPRFIRSGDSMEIGVTLINQTGNSQEFKVYLESPYLRSNELAKKVFVFKDESVEVTFRVSLNYKLIELEKNSEKTKKNFLPIIKGVLGAEPTNWQRYIDKKVPQFEYKDRLAFQFPIKESNPEEAFALSWFTEKEEKEAIKFPSPSGIEPGSGFLNIRFSTSALIGLEKGFHFYKTNPYSCAEQRTSAFLLAMTSGNLLEDFGFKPSDSSGYDFFKIKDQFLDEIDEFQNSDGGFTLWKDSSFKQISDPYLSAHVMFTLQAAKKAGYSVNSSLYSKGISYLRNYVKEPPKDGYSYILETLSYIAYVLSEEGIYDKGIVSVLMDKEKSLSIRARAYLAIAISKIEKVKNYKEDSNTKFLIESILNSLEITNENVFVKEHSWGSYRGAFYTSSSSLAIVLRALMILDSGNPLIPKIVSAVISDRDNRYWVDSQSTGAMAYSLKMYRDVYEKNFTEEKIISASIGSKQIAKTTFPPNELRSANFTFSLDDLYSLVSPGTVQDFIVRNEKSSGRMYYRASLEYKPILPKVKARDEGFEVHREIFDISDKSKAFPFGRKVKNDFVRGKIYLVKLTVINPKPARQFVLTDPIPSNMEIMNPEFDTESVSLNLPKKTLNEEYYWNYSGERTEYRDDQFLFTANYLWEGAHEYFYFLRPTQRGTANFPAAQAKLMYEPEIFGRTAGGPINVH